From the genome of Ziziphus jujuba cultivar Dongzao chromosome 4, ASM3175591v1:
ATATGAGTTGTCCAGAAATGTGTCAAATTGGTTGCCATGCGGGGCCCAATGAGGTTATTAAGCGCCACATtgaaaatttcaagaaaattaaGCAGTGTAAGCCGTTGAGGAATCTACTCTGATAGCTtgtttgtaacaccccatcccgaatcACACCGAAAATTTTCatgttgatcgggtttgaccgtcaTTGACCAAGTGGggttaaattttaactttttgctttggatgaaattttttgttagcTGAGATACCATTGTAGAGTACACGTCGACTTGAGTTCGTAGAATAGTAGTACATCGAAAACGGACCTACGATTTAAAAAGTTATAAGCGAAACAAGATACAATTCGGATTGGTCAACGAGTTCGACATTGACTTTTTGGTTACATACATATTGGTGTTGATCCACATGTTATATGAAAGTGCTAATCAAAATGAGTCTGTAGACTggtggcatgcctaatttggatatacggtttaaaagttataggtctgtaaatttatatatatttttcttgagaCTAATTTTACCAGAtcataaaatgtttaaaaaatctTTGATTCATGCCATGTGTTACCAGTTAGGATGAACCACATGTCACATTTATAAAGTGCCACATATCATccctaataaaatattgttttatcattttatattattatataattattttattgttttgttttatttttaattttcttttcttttgggggCATGTGGGGGAAAACAGcctcccttcttcttcttcttcttcttctctctccttCCTTCTCCCCTCCTCTTTCTCGGCCCTATCTCAACTGCACCCTTTTCCAGCCGTCAAATGGCCATATGTGCCGGACGACGTGATGGCCCACGGCTAGACGAGCTTGGTCACCGAATCTTCGACCAATTGGCTGACGGATGCACGGGGATCAGCGACCAAGGCCCGCAACCAGCGTTCTCCTTGTTAGCCAATTTTTCGGTGGCTACCGGCCATGTGACTAGTCCTTCCCCCTATTTCGAATCCCCTGATCTAAAAAATGACCTCCATTTGTTGAAATTTCAAACAGATTGAGAGATATGTTGAACTGAAGTTCGGCCGAGATTTCTTTATCATTTTTGGGTCATTGGTGAGGGGATATGGAAGATTAAGTTAGGTATCCTTGATCCTCATTCCTCAAGCTCTTATTTGACATATAGTTTGTTAATTTTggatggatatttgaattttactattttgaggaatttttaaatatatatatatgtgtgtgtgtgtatgtttatatatttttaaatgtataaCTTCACagatgtaaatatatttatagacatCCATGGGtaaatgtatgtatgtatatatataatcgtgcatatatgtatatgcttgtatatatataacagtatatatatgtacatatgtgaAAGTGCACATAATTATTAGAAAGttgtacatatatgtgtgtgtgaataAGTATATGTTAGCGTATATGaagatgttttatatatatatatacacacacacattgtgtgttatttttatgtgataTAAATTATTGTTATATGAAAGTTATTCCATGGTTTTAGTGaaatttttggtataaattgatttgaagggttgagaaattaattatattgaattattgcaataaaaaatatattgatgtgtttaactatttatttatgcatggaTTTGGTATTATGGTGgtagaaattgaaatattcaatttgatGTAATTGAGATGATGAATTACAAGATAATAtggaatttcatgaaataggtaaaagtgtacaatttgattttattttattaaaatttgatctttgatattattataaaatttaatcaattttcgatgcaccatacacgtattgGTGTTCTATAGTTGTTGATGtaattagcgcgcaggtggattgTTATGAGCGTGCAAGTTTAgactctcccgtggttgccatcggattgagggtaggcaagtttgatattggccatagccacacccttccatggccgggattgAGAGTTATAGCATCGATGTTGTTGGGATGCTAGGGCAGCTTggatgcaggtttctctctttaacctcccgtcaggCGGTGCTTTGGGACGCTGAATACCGTAGGGCATTGCTAGTATATATTATGGTGCATCAGgtatcttttaatatatatatatatatataattgtatgttgtattatattatgtttgaaTGTATCACACCGTACAGGGATAACAATCTGATGTgctccatgaagagctagcctcgtaactataTTGCCTATGAGTCCAAGGGACCGGACaaccaatataggcaaccaaccctggactgtattggtagcaggatGCCAGCAACAGCTGAAATTATGGATCGCATAGCATATTGGAAGGTACCTCCGATACAAGTGTATGTTTCATAACATGTtatgaattttgaaatattattttaccttatattatctttatctattcataatatgattttctagcattatacttaattgctttattcatcattactattattaatattaatcttgttattaatattgctattattattgttgttattgtaattgttattattatttattatgattatttttagtattaatttccttttattattattattattattattattattatcattaattatcattgttgctactatttttattattagtattttgtgattattgttactattattattaatattattatcattatcattatcatatGGTACCTTCGGACAAATATCACAGCCTATGGGTAAGAAAGATAGCAATcgagcaagtataatagtccttggacaagtgATAGCCTTTAGGCAGGTGAAATAGCCCttgggcaggtgtggttatgtgatagctcTTGGACAGGTGATCaccttcggataagtataatagccctcaggcaTGTATGGTAATATGATAGCCCTTAGACAAGTttattaatactattattatcgttaaaatggttgttattattattattgttgatgtggtgGTTGTTTTACCTTTATATATTACACATTGATATGTTTGTaaaacaatatttgaaatgtGTTGGAAATGTatggcactaagtgggtggtatgGGCAGACGTGAAcatttaaaggtatatttttgttctttacttATTAGTTTGTTTCTATTGTCTATATATTGTTATAGTTTGATATTGAAGTGCTGCTAATTGTGGAAATTTTTGTAGtcaggtgggaggaataaggagatatcattagaagtgtgttttttgtgTAGGAAATTTTGTAGTAAGTCTAACTCTTATGGGAGATGCTGcctgattttccattggaagatctGGTAgtgtttccctaggatcagggcttgtctagggttccagaaAAGGATcctggacaggtcctgacattgTTACATGAAAGGTCCAACGCTTCTAGCTTAGAAAGGTCCTTAAGAGACGATGGGATGTGACCTACAAGTAAATTGTTGGAAAGGTGGAGTGAATTAAGACCTTTTAGATTTTCTATCAACACTGGAATCTCTCCTTCAAACCTGTTGTTTGAGAGATCTAACAAATTCAATGATTTTTGGATCTCCCAATGTTCTCTGGCTGTgcctttatttgttattgtaattttaacaaaaccatAATGGTCATGCTCTCCAAAAACTTTCATGGCACCCCATTTTTGGAAGTAGTCATAAAACAGACATCCAGAGAAAGAGTTTTGAGTGAGATCAACGATGTGCAACTTTGGGAATATTGCTCTGCTTTCGTTTTGATGACAAGGATCCCTTATAGCaccattaaatttattaaaacataaaataagaaTCTTCGATACAAGAAGAGTTTCCGGACAAAATGGAAATGTATCTTTGATCGAATTGTTACACACATCAAGAATCTCAAGCTTTTTACAGTCTGCCATTGATCTTGACAACTCATGTTTAGACTGGTTTGCATTTGATATCATGCCCCAATGTTGCATCCATTTGTCGCTCTATCTGGAATGGTTCCGCTAAAGTGGTATCGTTATAATCTTAGGATATAAAGAGAACTACTCAAGTTTGCTAAATATGGAGGGAGTTTTCCATTAAAACTGTTGTTAGACAAATAAAGGGAACCAAGTGAAGTCAGATTGCGAAACAAAGGAAGAATTTTGCCTTCCAATGCATTGTTTGACATGTCATAATCAACGATGGATGGTGATGGAATTAGGAGAGACCCTTTAAGATTGTTATCGTTAAAGTGTGGGTTGAAACACACTGTAGATTGATCAAAACCAATTAGGAAATGAAAACTAAGGTCTAAGTATTTTTAAActtgaattattaaatatacATGTGGGTATTCATCCTTTAATGCAGCAATTGTATCAACTAAGTTCTAACAATTTGGTTTGGCTCCAGAGAAAATCGGCAAGCTTTGTTAGTTTTCAAAAATCCAAGTCTAGAATTTGTAAGTGTGCAATGGTTGTGCTTGTGTTTGAACTTGTGGAACTCAAAACGAATGATAAATTGTTGTccaacaaagaaagaaatgataaattttttagcaaaagaaacATTTCTAGATCCACCATACCACATAGCTAATTAACAGACAGGTGATAAGTCTCAAGATTCATAAGTTGATAAAATGAGCTGGGAATCTAACCTTCCAAATTACTGAATCCGTGGTTTAAAGTAGTTAATAAAGAGAGGttacaaatttataataatataacatatgatatgataatataaaaatctcATACAATAGTGAAatatcaatacatatatatacatagtaaacctaatactacttctttaaaaataatataaaaaaatttctacatctccaatactcttatacatattaatttatatttttttcaatctccATAAATCCAAACATGTGTTAAACATGCTATATTtaagtaaacaaatattatttcaataatttttattttttatttttaattaataaaagaaaatcaataatataaccttaaataagtttgatatttagcaataaaaaagtaatagttaaaaatttattaatagtaaatttaatatattaaagttataattaaaacgGGTTATAATCATGTAAGGTTTAGATTAAACGAGTCAAACCAAAATTGACACGTTTAATTAAATGGGTTAAACAGGTCAATTTCGGATTAAGCAGGTCAATCCCAAATTGATacgtttattaatcgtgttaaacgggttaaCCTGaactcatttataataaactcaaACTAGTTAAGTTCGTGTAATTTTTGAGTCATGTCATCGTGTCATGATCTAAATTGCCACCTCTAGCAAGACTATTAGGTAAATGAAAACTTTtgacctaaaaataaaaaataaaaaataaaaagaaaatgattcacATTTGAAAATGTGTACGATTGCTAGGTAGAAGCATGAATGACATTAATATAAATGTCTACACAGGGCTAATTATGAAACTCAGTTCACCATTAATCTCAATGGAGTCTTCTTccaaatttttatgtaattactTTATGCTTAATATTCTAATAATGCTTTTGTCTTTTGTCCCTCTCTTTGCTTGTTTATCCTCAGAAAGCAGCCT
Proteins encoded in this window:
- the LOC112491390 gene encoding receptor-like protein 33, translated to MISNANQSKHELSRSMADCKKLEILDVCNNSIKDTFPFCPETLLVSKILILCFNKFNGAIRDPCHQNESRAIFPKLHIVDLTQNSFSGCLFYDYFQKWGAMKVFGEHDHYGFVKITITNKGTAREHWEIQKSLNLLDLSNNRFEGEIPVLIENLKGLNSLHLSNNLLVGHIPSSLKDLSKLEALDLSCNNVRTCPGSFSGTLDKP